The Candidatus Margulisiibacteriota bacterium genomic sequence GGCAACATGTATATGTTTGGATGTTTCAGGGTCGCGTTCGCTATAATACATCGCGGCAGACAGGGTCATGGGTATAGGAATAAAATTTTGTACCTGTTTAACGCGCAGATTATTTTTTTTCATATATAAAGCGAGTTCATACATATCGTTCAGGGTACATCCAGGATGTGAGGCAATAAAATAAGGGATAACATATTGCTCCTTATTATATCTTTTGTTGGCAGTCTCAAATTGTTTAAGAAAATCCAAATATTTGCCAAATGACGGTTTATGCATGATCTTCAGCACTTTTTCAGAGCAATGTTCTGGTGCTATGCTTAACTGCCCGCTTACGTGATAGCGAGCAAGTTGTTCTATGTATTTATTATTCTGTAAGGCCAGATCATAACGAATACCCGAGTTTATAAAAACATTTTTTATACCTGGCAGGCGTCGGATATCATCTAATAATTTCAACTGTTTTTGAAAATCCATATTCATATTTGGACAAATGACGGGATAAACACAGCTCACTCTTGTACAGCCTTGATTGCTTATGCAGGTATGCCCATACATATTTGCCGAAGGCCCTCCTATGTCCAAAATATGTCCTGTAAAATCGGGTTGCTTCATAATTACATTTTTGATTTCATTAATAATCGATCCGTAAGATCGACTAATAATATATTTTCCCTGATGCATATTTAGCGTACAAAAGGAGCAGCCGCCATAACATCCTCTGTGCGAAACAACAGAATTTTTAACAAAACCGAACGCCGGTACCGGATGTTTATAACGTGGGTGGGCTTGCCTAATAAACGGCAATTCATAGATGTTATCAAGTTCATCGGAACTTAATGCATCCGGCGGTTCAATTATTATTGCTTTACCTTGGCAGCGCTGTATGATTGTTTGTGGATATCTTTTTGCACATTCCCGTTCATAATTGATAGTTGCTTTTAAAAGCAGGACGGAATCATTAAGTATGTCCTCATGAGCTGGCAATTCGACATGATCCTGATGGGCATAATAGTCAGGATCGGCGATATAGGCTGTATTTTTGATACCTCTAAGTGTTTGCAGATGCCTTAATCTGTGCGCAGCTTCTGTGATGGCTTTCTCGGCCATCCCGTAGACAAGCAAATCTGCCC encodes the following:
- a CDS encoding YgiQ family radical SAM protein, which codes for MSFDFLPTNRQEMAEKSWESVDIIIISGDAYIDHPSFGPALIGRFLEANGFKVAIIPQPDWHKDEDFFVCGKPNLFFGITAGNMDSMIANYSSEKHRRKEDEYSEKGEAGKRPDRAVIVYSNMIKKLFPGTPIIVGGIEASLRRLTHYDYWSDNIRRSILFDSRADLLVYGMAEKAITEAAHRLRHLQTLRGIKNTAYIADPDYYAHQDHVELPAHEDILNDSVLLLKATINYERECAKRYPQTIIQRCQGKAIIIEPPDALSSDELDNIYELPFIRQAHPRYKHPVPAFGFVKNSVVSHRGCYGGCSFCTLNMHQGKYIISRSYGSIINEIKNVIMKQPDFTGHILDIGGPSANMYGHTCISNQGCTRVSCVYPVICPNMNMDFQKQLKLLDDIRRLPGIKNVFINSGIRYDLALQNNKYIEQLARYHVSGQLSIAPEHCSEKVLKIMHKPSFGKYLDFLKQFETANKRYNKEQYVIPYFIASHPGCTLNDMYELALYMKKNNLRVKQVQNFIPIPMTLSAAMYYSERDPETSKHIHVAKGEERLWQRALLQPWLKINQKNVSKALQKIGKKL